CAAGCCTGCCATCGGTTACACGATGATGAGCTATGTGGACCCGGGTGACGAAATCATCTACCCGAGCCCGGGCTTCCCCATATACGAGTCGTGGGTCACCTACATGGGAGGCACACCCGTTCCCCTGCTCTTGCGCGAGGAGAAGGGCTTCGCCTTCGCGCCCGAAGACCTCGAGGCTCTCGTCTCGCCTAGGACGAAGGTCCTGATGCTCTGTTCTCCGTCCAACCCCACGGGAGGCGTGCTGTCCCGCGAGCTTCTCGAAGGTGTGGCGAAGCTGGTGGAGCGCAAGGCGCATCCCCACGTTCGCATCTATTCGGACGAGATCTACGAGCACATTTGTTTCGATGGCTTCGAGCACTTCTCCATCGCCTCGGTACCCTCGATGACCAAGCGAACGATCATTGCCAGCGGTCACTCGAAAGGTTACGCAATGACCGGCTGGCGGCTCGGCTGGTGCGTCCTTCCCACCGTGGAAGAAGCTGCGGTCTTCAAGCAGATCAACATCAATATCGTCAGCTGCGTTCCACCGTTCATTCAGGAGGCGGCACGCGAAGCGTTCGTGAGTCCCAAGACTCCCGAAGTGGTCCGCCACATGGTCGCCGAGTTCAAGAGAAGGCGTGACTACGTCGTTCCCGCCCTCAACGCCATCCCGGGAATTACCTGCGAGAAGCCTCTTGGCGCTTTCTACGTCTTTCCCAACGTAGACGGGGTCTGTGAGGCGCTCGGAGTGCACGCGTTCTACCGCACGCTTCCGGAGTCGCTCCGGGGTCGGACGAGCCCGGCTACGCTGCTGGTTCGCTTTCTCCTCTACTATCACGGTGTGGCCCTGGTCGATCGCCGGAGCTTTGGTGTTCTCGCGAGCGAAGGGCAGCATTTCGTGAGACTCTCCTATGCGACCGACATGGA
This window of the Vicinamibacteria bacterium genome carries:
- a CDS encoding aminotransferase class I/II-fold pyridoxal phosphate-dependent enzyme: KPAIGYTMMSYVDPGDEIIYPSPGFPIYESWVTYMGGTPVPLLLREEKGFAFAPEDLEALVSPRTKVLMLCSPSNPTGGVLSRELLEGVAKLVERKAHPHVRIYSDEIYEHICFDGFEHFSIASVPSMTKRTIIASGHSKGYAMTGWRLGWCVLPTVEEAAVFKQININIVSCVPPFIQEAAREAFVSPKTPEVVRHMVAEFKRRRDYVVPALNAIPGITCEKPLGAFYVFPNVDGVCEALGVHAFYRTLPESLRGRTSPATLLVRFLLYYHGVALVDRRSFGVLASEGQHFVRLSYATDMDSIREGVARIGRGAADRVGFEKFLNDSEALGFEAP